Proteins co-encoded in one Streptococcus parauberis NCFD 2020 genomic window:
- a CDS encoding DegV family protein, with protein sequence MEKIKILTDSSITIEKELIEKYDITVVPLSVMIDGKLYSDNDLKEEGQFLKLMQNSKELPKTSQPPVGLFAEYYKDLIEQGYNEIIAIHLTPALSGTIEASRQGAELAGAHCHIVDSGFTDQGMKFQVKEAAKLASQGASVVEILEKIQEVKEKTKLFIGVSTLENLVKGGRIGRVTGLISTLLNIRVLMELKDAELKTVVKGRGNKTFNKWLDSYMAETKDKVIAELGISYAGDQGLANHLREIISEYYTNPIAFLETGSIIQTHTGEGALAVMIRYE encoded by the coding sequence ATGGAAAAAATTAAAATTTTGACAGACTCATCTATAACAATTGAAAAGGAATTGATTGAAAAATATGATATTACAGTAGTTCCTTTGTCAGTAATGATTGATGGTAAATTATATTCTGACAATGATTTAAAAGAAGAAGGTCAATTTTTGAAGTTAATGCAAAATAGTAAGGAGTTGCCCAAAACAAGCCAACCTCCGGTCGGACTATTTGCTGAATATTATAAGGACCTCATTGAACAAGGTTATAATGAAATCATTGCAATTCATTTAACGCCTGCTCTATCAGGAACAATTGAGGCTTCTCGTCAAGGTGCTGAGCTTGCTGGAGCTCATTGTCATATAGTTGATTCTGGTTTTACTGATCAAGGCATGAAATTTCAAGTTAAAGAAGCTGCTAAATTAGCTAGTCAGGGTGCTTCAGTTGTTGAAATTTTGGAAAAGATTCAAGAAGTCAAAGAAAAGACTAAACTTTTTATTGGAGTTTCAACTTTAGAAAACCTAGTTAAAGGTGGTCGAATTGGTCGTGTTACAGGTTTGATTTCAACCTTGTTGAATATTCGTGTGTTGATGGAACTAAAAGATGCAGAACTGAAAACAGTAGTCAAAGGGCGAGGAAATAAAACTTTTAATAAATGGCTTGATTCTTACATGGCTGAAACAAAGGATAAAGTAATTGCAGAGTTAGGTATTTCCTATGCTGGAGATCAAGGTTTAGCGAACCATTTAAGGGAAATTATTTCAGAGTATTATACTAATCCAATTGCTTTTTTAGAAACAGGGTCAATTATCCAGACTCATACGGGTGAGGGTGCACTTGCCGTAATGATTAGATATGAATAA
- the recN gene encoding DNA repair protein RecN: MLLEISIKNFAIIEEISLTFENGMTVLTGETGAGKSIIIDAMNMMLGARASTEVIRHGQQKAEIEGFFSLEKNLDLQALLEDNGIPVQDELIIRRDIFANGRSVSRINGQMVNLTFLKEVGQYLVDIHGQHDQEELMRASHHLTILDSFGNQDFKDLKTSYQETFNSYKTVRKRVIERQKNEREHKERIEMLTFQLAEIEAVDLHRGEEESLNQEHHRLLNHKNIADTLANAYAMLDNDDISSLNNVRSAMNDLLTIENYDSDYKAISTSISEAYYILEDVTKQLSDTIDSLDFNAGRLMEIESRLTLINSLTRKYGGSADDLLDYHGNIQKEYQLLTGDNMASGASDSQLKLLEKELVSKATQLSEQRQNLALRLEADIKAELKDLYMEKADFQVKFDKSKFNSQGNQTVEFYISTNPGEGFKPLVKVASGGELSRLMLAIKSAVSKREDKTSIVFDEVDTGVSGRVAQAIAKKIHKIGQNGQVLAISHLPQVIAIADYQFFISKESKEDSTVSTVSLLTYEERVEEIANMIAANEVTETAREQARDLLAKP, encoded by the coding sequence ATGTTATTAGAAATTTCAATTAAAAATTTTGCCATCATTGAAGAAATTTCATTGACGTTTGAAAATGGCATGACTGTCCTAACTGGCGAAACAGGAGCCGGAAAGTCAATTATTATTGATGCGATGAATATGATGCTTGGTGCGCGTGCCAGTACTGAGGTTATTCGTCATGGTCAACAAAAAGCTGAAATTGAAGGTTTCTTTTCACTTGAAAAAAATTTGGATCTTCAAGCTCTCTTAGAAGATAATGGTATTCCAGTTCAAGATGAACTCATTATTCGCAGAGATATTTTTGCTAATGGTCGAAGTGTCAGTCGTATAAATGGGCAAATGGTTAATTTAACCTTTTTAAAAGAAGTTGGACAGTATCTAGTTGATATTCATGGTCAACATGACCAAGAAGAATTAATGCGCGCATCTCATCACTTAACAATTTTAGATTCATTTGGGAATCAAGATTTTAAGGACCTTAAAACAAGCTATCAAGAAACATTTAACAGTTATAAAACGGTCAGAAAACGTGTCATTGAACGTCAGAAAAATGAACGTGAACATAAAGAACGGATTGAGATGTTAACCTTTCAACTAGCTGAAATCGAAGCAGTTGATTTACATAGGGGTGAAGAAGAAAGCCTTAATCAGGAACACCATCGGCTTTTAAATCACAAAAATATTGCTGACACTTTAGCTAATGCCTATGCTATGCTTGATAATGATGATATTTCAAGCCTAAACAATGTTCGGTCTGCAATGAATGATCTTTTGACAATTGAAAATTATGATTCTGATTATAAAGCTATTTCCACAAGTATTTCGGAAGCTTATTATATTTTGGAAGATGTGACCAAACAATTATCTGATACAATTGATTCGCTTGACTTCAATGCAGGTCGTTTGATGGAGATAGAAAGTCGTTTGACACTCATTAATAGTTTGACACGTAAATATGGTGGATCTGCTGATGACTTGTTAGATTACCATGGTAATATTCAAAAAGAATATCAACTTCTCACTGGTGACAACATGGCATCAGGTGCAAGTGACTCCCAATTAAAATTGTTAGAAAAAGAGCTTGTTAGTAAGGCAACACAATTAAGCGAACAACGCCAAAATTTAGCTCTGCGATTAGAAGCTGATATTAAGGCAGAGTTAAAAGATTTATACATGGAAAAGGCTGATTTTCAGGTTAAATTTGATAAATCAAAATTTAATTCTCAAGGGAACCAAACAGTTGAATTTTATATTTCAACAAATCCTGGTGAAGGCTTCAAGCCCTTGGTAAAAGTAGCTTCTGGTGGGGAATTATCTCGTCTGATGTTAGCTATTAAATCTGCTGTTTCGAAAAGAGAAGACAAAACAAGTATTGTCTTTGATGAAGTGGACACAGGCGTTTCTGGTCGTGTTGCGCAAGCTATTGCCAAAAAAATTCATAAAATTGGTCAAAATGGACAAGTTCTGGCTATCTCACATTTACCACAGGTGATTGCTATTGCTGACTACCAGTTCTTCATTTCCAAAGAAAGCAAGGAGGATTCTACTGTTTCGACGGTCAGTCTTCTTACCTATGAAGAACGTGTTGAAGAAATTGCTAATATGATAGCAGCAAATGAAGTAACAGAAACGGCAAGAGAACAAGCAAGAGACCTGTTAGCAAAACCATAA
- a CDS encoding arginine repressor, with product MKKNERLDLIKRMVLANEIETQHDLLALLRNEGLELTQATISRDMNEIGIVKIPSAKGRYIYGLSQDSGKKIFQRPTSIKSNILSISEKRSDLKCHLFLKVIPGNAMVIKKYLVKDFADSIFSVIADDDSILLIANTEIDADHIRQQVLQWKAEER from the coding sequence ATGAAGAAGAATGAACGTTTAGATTTAATTAAAAGAATGGTCTTGGCAAACGAGATTGAAACACAGCATGATTTACTAGCTTTACTTCGTAATGAAGGTTTAGAATTAACTCAAGCCACCATTTCAAGAGATATGAACGAAATTGGTATTGTCAAAATTCCATCTGCTAAAGGTCGTTATATTTATGGCTTGTCACAAGATAGTGGTAAAAAGATTTTTCAGCGTCCAACATCAATTAAGAGTAATATTCTAAGTATTTCAGAGAAACGATCAGATTTAAAATGTCATCTATTCTTAAAAGTTATCCCTGGAAATGCGATGGTCATTAAAAAATATTTAGTTAAGGATTTTGCGGATTCAATCTTTTCTGTAATTGCAGATGATGACAGTATTTTATTAATTGCCAATACTGAGATTGATGCGGACCATATTCGACAACAAGTCCTTCAATGGAAAGCTGAAGAAAGATAA
- a CDS encoding TlyA family RNA methyltransferase, with protein sequence MPKERVDVLAFKQGLFDTREQAKRGVMAGLVVSVLNGERFDKPGEKIDDATELKLKGEKLKYVSRGGLKLEKALSIFNISVDNKVCIDIGASTGGFTDVMLQSGAQLVYAVDVGTNQLVWKLRQDSRVRSMEQYNFRYAQLEDFTEGQPTFASIDVSFISLSLILPALKSILAPSGQVVALIKPQFEAGKSQVGKNGIIKDKSVHLKVLEKVTTFAQEYGFNIKGIDFSPIQGGHGNIEFLAYMEKAEQIKEIDVCLLSEVVEKSHKEFNQNEEE encoded by the coding sequence ATGCCTAAGGAAAGAGTAGATGTCTTGGCTTTCAAGCAAGGCCTCTTTGATACCCGTGAACAAGCAAAAAGAGGAGTAATGGCTGGTTTAGTTGTATCAGTCCTCAATGGTGAACGTTTTGATAAACCTGGTGAAAAAATTGATGACGCAACTGAATTAAAGCTGAAAGGTGAAAAGCTCAAGTATGTTAGTCGTGGCGGTTTGAAATTAGAAAAAGCCTTATCTATTTTTAATATCTCAGTTGATAACAAAGTCTGCATTGATATTGGTGCCTCAACAGGTGGTTTCACCGATGTTATGCTCCAATCTGGTGCTCAATTAGTTTATGCAGTTGATGTGGGGACTAATCAGTTGGTTTGGAAATTACGTCAGGACTCACGTGTGCGGAGTATGGAACAGTACAATTTTAGATATGCTCAGCTAGAAGATTTTACAGAAGGCCAACCTACATTTGCTAGTATTGATGTTTCTTTTATTTCATTAAGCCTGATTTTACCAGCATTGAAGTCAATCTTAGCTCCTTCAGGCCAAGTAGTTGCCCTAATCAAACCACAATTTGAAGCAGGCAAATCACAAGTTGGAAAAAATGGAATTATTAAAGATAAATCGGTTCACTTAAAAGTTCTTGAAAAAGTGACAACTTTTGCACAGGAATACGGATTTAATATAAAAGGTATCGATTTTTCACCTATACAAGGTGGACATGGTAATATTGAATTTTTAGCTTATATGGAAAAAGCAGAACAAATTAAAGAGATTGATGTTTGTCTCCTTTCAGAAGTTGTTGAAAAATCACATAAGGAATTTAATCAAAATGAAGAAGAATGA
- a CDS encoding polyprenyl synthetase family protein translates to MEKLTKINQTISHFYQKSNLVSQDLIDSIIYSVDSGGKRIRPLFLLESLEAFNITLTEDHFKVAAALEMVHTGSLIHDDLPAMDNDEYRRGRLTNHKQFDEATAILAGDSLFIDPFSLIAETNFLPQVKVDLIAQLSNAAGTFGMVGGQMLDMRAEDQKLGIEELQGIHSHKTGKLLAYPFMAAAIIAQLPADMISDLTRAGELIGHAFQVRDDILDITAKFEDLGKTPNKDITAHKSTYPGLLGLEKSYQVLNEELDGALFIFEKTKNQTNFNPQNLIDLVERLRLDA, encoded by the coding sequence ATGGAAAAGTTAACAAAAATCAATCAAACAATTAGCCATTTTTATCAAAAATCAAATTTAGTTTCTCAAGATTTAATTGATTCTATTATATATTCTGTTGATTCTGGAGGAAAAAGAATTAGACCCCTTTTCTTATTAGAATCTTTAGAAGCTTTCAATATTACATTGACAGAAGATCATTTTAAAGTTGCTGCAGCGTTAGAAATGGTTCACACTGGAAGTTTAATTCATGACGATCTACCTGCTATGGATAATGATGAATATCGCCGTGGCAGATTAACGAATCATAAGCAATTTGATGAAGCTACAGCAATTCTGGCTGGGGATAGTCTCTTTATTGATCCCTTTTCATTGATTGCAGAAACTAATTTTTTACCACAAGTAAAAGTTGACTTAATCGCCCAATTGAGCAATGCAGCAGGAACTTTTGGTATGGTTGGTGGTCAGATGCTGGATATGAGAGCTGAAGATCAAAAATTAGGCATAGAAGAATTGCAGGGCATCCATAGTCATAAAACGGGTAAACTTTTGGCTTATCCATTTATGGCTGCTGCAATCATTGCTCAATTACCTGCAGACATGATATCTGACTTAACAAGAGCGGGTGAGTTAATTGGCCATGCTTTTCAAGTCCGGGATGATATTCTTGATATCACAGCAAAATTTGAAGACTTAGGAAAAACGCCCAACAAAGATATAACTGCCCATAAATCAACATATCCAGGATTACTGGGATTAGAAAAATCATATCAAGTATTAAATGAAGAATTAGATGGAGCCTTGTTCATTTTTGAAAAAACTAAAAATCAGACAAATTTTAACCCACAGAACCTAATTGATTTAGTAGAAAGGTTGAGACTAGATGCCTAA
- a CDS encoding exodeoxyribonuclease VII small subunit: MSTKKTFEDNLQELEMIVSKLENGDVPLETAIAEFQKGMVLSKNLQKTLQNAEKTLVKVMQADGSEVDMDA, translated from the coding sequence ATGTCAACTAAGAAAACATTTGAAGATAATTTGCAAGAATTAGAAATGATTGTTTCCAAACTTGAAAATGGCGATGTGCCATTGGAAACTGCTATTGCAGAGTTTCAAAAAGGGATGGTTCTTTCTAAAAATCTTCAAAAAACATTACAAAATGCCGAAAAAACACTTGTTAAAGTTATGCAAGCGGATGGTTCAGAAGTAGATATGGATGCTTAA
- the xseA gene encoding exodeoxyribonuclease VII large subunit, giving the protein MTDYLSVSNLTKYLKMKFDRDPYLERVYLTGQVSNFRKRPKHQYFSLKDEGAVIQATMWAGVYSKLGFDLEEGMKLNVVGRIQLYEPSGAYSIIIERAEPDGIGALALQFEQLKKKLTSEGFFDDRHKQALPQFVTKVGVLTSPSGAVIRDIITTISRRFPGVEILLFPTKVQGEGAAQEVVDNIIRANQRDDLDLLIVGRGGGSIEDLWAFNEEKVVHAIFESQLPIISSVGHETDITLADFVADRRAATPTAAAELATPVTKADILAWINERQTRAFQASNRIVRENQERVNKLAQSVIFRQPERLYDGYLQKLDRLNMALVSSFKENIASNKDSEIQMRHRLQSIDLMSRINRYQDRITSLSQQLTYDAKASFESKLRRFEKAQDTLLSLDTSRIIARGYAMLHKGEEVIASVEQIEKGDHLNIQLKDGQLEVEVKDVN; this is encoded by the coding sequence ATGACAGATTATTTAAGTGTCAGCAATCTGACTAAATATTTAAAAATGAAGTTTGACCGAGACCCCTATTTGGAACGGGTTTATCTGACTGGTCAGGTTTCCAATTTTAGAAAAAGACCAAAACATCAATATTTTTCATTAAAAGATGAAGGTGCTGTTATTCAGGCCACAATGTGGGCAGGTGTTTATAGTAAATTAGGATTTGATCTTGAGGAAGGCATGAAGCTTAATGTCGTTGGTCGGATTCAGCTCTATGAGCCTTCAGGAGCTTACTCAATTATCATCGAACGTGCTGAACCAGACGGGATTGGTGCATTAGCTTTGCAATTCGAACAATTGAAAAAGAAACTGACAAGTGAAGGATTTTTTGATGATAGACATAAGCAAGCCTTACCTCAGTTTGTAACTAAAGTCGGAGTTTTAACTTCTCCAAGTGGAGCTGTTATTCGGGATATTATTACTACAATTTCACGTCGTTTTCCGGGAGTTGAGATATTACTGTTTCCAACTAAGGTTCAAGGCGAAGGTGCTGCTCAAGAGGTTGTGGATAATATCATTCGAGCCAATCAAAGGGACGATTTGGATCTTCTAATTGTCGGTCGAGGTGGTGGTTCAATTGAGGATCTCTGGGCCTTCAATGAAGAAAAAGTTGTTCATGCAATCTTTGAATCACAGCTTCCAATTATCTCTAGTGTTGGCCATGAAACAGATATAACTTTGGCCGACTTCGTCGCCGATCGCAGGGCTGCAACACCAACAGCAGCAGCAGAACTAGCGACGCCTGTTACTAAAGCTGATATATTAGCCTGGATTAATGAGCGTCAGACCCGTGCTTTTCAAGCAAGTAATCGAATAGTGCGTGAAAATCAAGAAAGAGTCAATAAGCTAGCGCAGTCAGTTATCTTTAGGCAACCAGAACGCCTGTATGACGGCTATCTCCAAAAACTTGATCGTCTCAATATGGCATTGGTATCATCATTTAAAGAGAATATAGCCAGTAATAAAGATTCAGAAATCCAAATGAGACACCGTTTGCAATCAATTGATTTAATGAGTCGTATTAATCGTTACCAAGATCGTATTACGAGTCTCAGTCAACAGTTGACTTATGATGCTAAAGCATCATTTGAAAGCAAATTAAGACGTTTTGAAAAAGCGCAAGATACCTTGTTATCTCTTGATACAAGCCGCATCATTGCAAGAGGTTACGCAATGCTTCACAAAGGAGAGGAAGTTATTGCATCAGTCGAACAAATTGAAAAAGGTGATCATCTTAATATTCAATTAAAAGATGGTCAATTAGAAGTAGAGGTAAAAGATGTCAACTAA
- a CDS encoding NAD(P)H-hydrate dehydratase yields the protein MKLNEELAKEIIGPRRRNSHKGDYGRVLLIGGLYPYGGAIIMSAIATVKSGAGLVTVATEKENIPALHNHLAEAMAFSVDDQDFLQKTMITADVILIGPGLGDNSKAEELLKTVLQGVSPEQILIIDGSALTLLAEEDVSILKNKQVILTPHQKEWERLSKLAIADQNPQASQKALMHFPQETILVAKSDETALISTEEISLLDVGGPYQATGGMGDTLAGMIAGFVAQFKQKSIYKVVAAATYLHSAIADDLARDNYVVLPTQISDSIQKWMNKYAKAD from the coding sequence ATGAAATTAAACGAAGAATTGGCCAAGGAAATTATTGGTCCTAGACGTCGTAATTCCCACAAAGGCGATTATGGGCGCGTGCTATTAATTGGTGGTCTATATCCCTATGGTGGAGCAATTATTATGTCTGCAATTGCTACTGTCAAAAGTGGCGCAGGTCTAGTAACTGTGGCGACTGAAAAAGAGAATATACCAGCCTTACATAACCATTTGGCTGAAGCAATGGCCTTTTCAGTGGATGACCAAGACTTCTTGCAAAAAACGATGATTACAGCCGATGTAATCCTAATTGGCCCAGGCCTTGGGGACAATAGCAAAGCAGAAGAACTATTAAAAACAGTCTTGCAAGGGGTTAGCCCTGAACAAATTCTGATCATAGATGGCTCTGCTTTAACACTCTTAGCAGAAGAAGATGTTTCAATCTTAAAGAATAAGCAAGTTATCCTTACCCCTCATCAAAAAGAATGGGAAAGGTTAAGTAAACTAGCTATTGCGGATCAGAATCCTCAAGCCTCTCAAAAAGCTTTAATGCATTTTCCGCAAGAAACAATCTTAGTAGCCAAAAGTGATGAAACGGCTCTAATCTCGACTGAAGAGATTTCTCTCCTTGACGTTGGAGGACCTTATCAAGCTACAGGTGGAATGGGCGATACCCTAGCTGGAATGATTGCCGGCTTTGTGGCCCAATTTAAACAAAAAAGCATTTATAAAGTTGTTGCAGCGGCAACTTATCTTCATTCAGCAATAGCAGATGACTTGGCAAGAGATAACTATGTTGTCCTACCCACGCAAATTAGTGACTCTATCCAAAAATGGATGAATAAGTATGCGAAAGCTGATTAA
- a CDS encoding bifunctional methylenetetrahydrofolate dehydrogenase/methenyltetrahydrofolate cyclohydrolase — protein sequence MTQIIDGKALAQKMQSNLADKVQVLNNKYHIVPGLVVILIGNNPASQVYVKNKEKAAIAAGFKSETVRLSESTCQEELIDIINQYNLDDSIHGILVQLPLPSHINDKKIILSIDPKKDVDGFHPMNTGHLWSGRPLMVPCTPAGIMEMFSEYSIDLEGKNAVIIGRSNIVGKPMAQLLLDKNATVTLTHSRTKHLPEVASRADILIVAIGQGNFVTKEFVKEGAVVIDVGMNRDDNGKLIGDVDFDQVADLTSFITPVPGGVGPMTITMLLEQTYQACLRSVSK from the coding sequence ATGACACAGATAATCGATGGAAAAGCACTAGCCCAAAAGATGCAATCAAATTTAGCTGATAAAGTGCAAGTTTTAAATAATAAGTACCATATTGTACCAGGATTAGTAGTGATATTAATTGGTAATAATCCGGCCAGTCAAGTTTATGTCAAAAATAAAGAAAAAGCAGCTATAGCAGCTGGTTTTAAAAGTGAAACTGTTCGCTTATCGGAATCAACTTGTCAAGAAGAGCTGATTGATATTATCAATCAATATAACCTAGATGATAGCATCCATGGTATATTAGTCCAATTACCATTGCCAAGCCATATTAATGACAAAAAAATAATCCTCTCAATTGATCCTAAAAAAGATGTCGATGGCTTTCATCCAATGAATACTGGTCACTTGTGGTCAGGTCGCCCACTTATGGTTCCTTGTACACCAGCGGGGATTATGGAGATGTTTAGTGAATACAGTATCGATTTAGAGGGTAAAAATGCAGTAATCATTGGTCGTTCAAACATTGTTGGCAAACCAATGGCCCAATTGTTACTAGATAAAAATGCGACCGTTACTTTAACACATTCGCGGACCAAGCATTTACCAGAAGTAGCTAGTCGCGCAGATATCCTTATCGTGGCAATTGGCCAAGGAAATTTTGTAACTAAAGAATTTGTCAAAGAAGGTGCTGTTGTTATTGATGTTGGAATGAATCGTGATGATAATGGTAAATTAATTGGGGATGTTGATTTTGATCAAGTGGCTGATTTAACTAGTTTCATCACACCAGTCCCAGGTGGAGTTGGACCGATGACAATTACGATGTTACTAGAACAAACTTATCAAGCTTGTTTAAGAAGTGTGTCAAAATGA
- a CDS encoding FeoB-associated Cys-rich membrane protein → MSTFIIFIIIVILVFFSLKYYRSQNGSCGDCNCSCPIKDKMKDK, encoded by the coding sequence ATGTCGACGTTTATTATTTTTATTATTATCGTCATTCTAGTATTTTTTAGTTTAAAATATTATCGCAGTCAAAATGGTTCATGTGGCGATTGCAATTGTTCTTGTCCAATCAAAGATAAAATGAAAGATAAATAA
- the feoB gene encoding ferrous iron transport protein B, translating to MRKVTLIGNPNSGKTSLFNLLTGSNQKVGNWPGVTVDRKSGFLKIDKQIEIQDLPGVYSLSPYTSEEKVARDYLLCGQLQLIVDVLDASNLERNLYLATQLLELGFPCLLVLNMMDVVERNGNQISCDKLSYLLSVPVVSISAIKNKGIDKMVKYIQKLVHSGSPSPYPIYEDSFEAALSQIEQLLTDYDLGLSRRHYLIKLFERDPLVQEHLELSSDIISEIEYISAITEKIYMEDAESIVINQRYAYIDSICQMAQIKKDNFELKLSDKIDTIITNRFLALPIFAIIMFIVYYLSIQTIGTLGTDWANDYLFGKLVPNTLQTVLTYLKVDFWLKSLIIDGIVAGVGAVLGFVPQLFVLFLCLGILEDIGYMSRIAFVMDRVFRKFGLSGKTFIPMLIATGCGVPAIMASRTIENEQDRKITIMTSTFMPCSAKMAIVALISGVFFPNNPIIAPSAYFIGIASIVLSGISLKKTKLLSSQASPFIMELPAYHLPHLPTVILYAYNKALSFIKKAGTVIFVLTILLWYLTSYDFRFQPVNAQESILADIGRHFAWIFSPLGFGNWKATVATFSGLLAKETVVATFGIFYQNNQMTVSPNLLWNQLRLDYSPIAAYSFLVFNLLCTPCFAAIGAIKREMNSKKWSLFAIGFQTELAYSVSFIIYQLGLYFQTGQLSFFTIIAVLLLIIASYLILRKPKESQENLITLTNIFNYREDKN from the coding sequence ATGCGAAAAGTTACATTAATTGGGAACCCAAATAGTGGAAAGACGAGTTTATTTAATTTATTAACTGGAAGTAATCAGAAAGTTGGAAATTGGCCAGGAGTCACTGTTGATCGAAAAAGTGGCTTTTTAAAAATAGATAAACAGATTGAAATTCAAGATTTACCAGGAGTTTACTCTTTATCTCCTTATACATCTGAAGAAAAAGTGGCGAGAGATTATCTGCTTTGTGGGCAACTTCAGCTTATTGTTGATGTTTTAGATGCATCAAACCTTGAAAGAAATCTTTATTTAGCAACCCAACTGTTAGAATTAGGTTTTCCTTGTCTTCTTGTCTTAAATATGATGGATGTTGTAGAAAGAAATGGAAATCAGATTAGTTGTGATAAACTTAGTTATCTGCTAAGTGTACCTGTAGTTTCAATCAGTGCCATAAAAAATAAAGGGATTGATAAGATGGTTAAGTACATCCAAAAATTAGTTCATAGTGGGTCACCTTCACCTTACCCAATTTATGAAGATAGTTTTGAAGCTGCATTGAGTCAAATAGAGCAACTTCTAACAGACTATGATTTAGGGCTCAGTAGACGACACTACTTGATAAAATTATTTGAACGAGACCCTCTTGTTCAGGAACATCTTGAATTATCTTCTGATATCATTTCGGAAATTGAATATATTTCAGCAATTACAGAGAAGATTTATATGGAAGATGCAGAATCTATTGTTATTAATCAAAGATATGCTTATATTGATAGCATTTGTCAAATGGCTCAAATAAAAAAAGATAATTTCGAGCTTAAATTATCTGACAAAATTGATACTATTATCACTAACCGGTTTTTAGCTTTACCTATTTTTGCTATTATCATGTTTATTGTGTATTATTTATCCATTCAAACAATTGGAACCTTAGGAACTGATTGGGCTAACGATTATTTATTTGGAAAACTAGTTCCAAATACTCTGCAAACTGTGTTAACATACTTAAAAGTTGATTTTTGGTTGAAGTCCTTAATAATTGATGGCATCGTTGCAGGAGTTGGAGCAGTTCTAGGTTTTGTTCCTCAATTGTTTGTTTTATTTCTTTGTTTGGGTATACTTGAAGATATTGGTTATATGAGTCGGATTGCTTTTGTAATGGATAGAGTTTTCCGTAAGTTTGGCTTATCAGGAAAGACATTTATTCCAATGTTAATTGCTACTGGGTGTGGTGTTCCTGCTATTATGGCCAGTCGTACAATTGAAAATGAACAAGATCGTAAGATAACGATTATGACATCAACATTCATGCCATGTTCGGCTAAAATGGCCATAGTCGCTCTTATTTCGGGTGTCTTCTTTCCCAATAACCCTATAATTGCCCCAAGTGCCTATTTTATTGGAATTGCTTCTATTGTTTTATCAGGTATTTCCCTGAAAAAAACAAAATTATTGTCAAGTCAAGCAAGTCCATTTATCATGGAGTTGCCTGCCTATCATTTACCACATTTACCTACAGTAATACTATATGCTTATAATAAAGCCTTAAGTTTTATAAAAAAGGCAGGTACTGTCATTTTTGTTTTAACAATTCTACTTTGGTATTTAACTTCCTATGATTTTCGATTTCAACCCGTTAATGCACAAGAAAGCATATTAGCAGACATAGGACGTCATTTTGCTTGGATTTTTTCACCATTAGGATTTGGTAATTGGAAAGCAACAGTAGCAACTTTTTCTGGATTGTTAGCTAAAGAAACCGTGGTTGCAACATTTGGTATCTTTTATCAAAATAATCAAATGACTGTGTCACCGAATTTGCTTTGGAATCAATTAAGATTAGACTATTCTCCTATAGCAGCATATTCCTTCTTGGTTTTTAATCTATTATGCACTCCTTGTTTTGCAGCTATCGGGGCAATAAAACGTGAAATGAATAGTAAGAAATGGTCATTGTTTGCTATAGGTTTTCAAACAGAACTAGCTTATTCGGTAAGTTTTATCATTTATCAACTTGGTCTTTATTTTCAGACAGGACAACTTTCATTTTTCACAATCATTGCAGTCCTCTTGTTAATAATAGCTAGTTATCTGATTTTGAGGAAACCTAAAGAAAGTCAAGAAAACCTAATCACATTAACTAATATTTTCAATTATAGGGAGGATAAAAACTAA